The Pantoea sp. Aalb DNA window TATGTTAGTTGTTCAAATTGCATTACCATTACCTCTACCCCGATTATTTGACTATTTATTACCTCCTGATGTACCACAGTTAGTTCCGGGTGCACGAACTCAAGTATCATTTGGTAACCGTACAATGATCGGTATTGCTGTTAATATACTTGAAAATAGTAAATTACCATTAACGCAACTTAAAAAAATTGAAAAAGTAATTGATGATCAAAGCTTATTTTCTCCTGTGCTTTGGCATATATTACACTGGGCAGCAAATTACTATCATTTCCCTATAGGCGAAGTATTGAGTCATGCATTACCAGTTCTATTACGTCAAGGAAAACCAACTAGGATAAATACAATGAGGAAATGGATAATAAGTGATGCAGGACGTAAAGTTACAATGGAAAGTTTGAAATATGCACCAAAACAGCAGAAAGCTCTTGCTACTATTCTTAAACAACCATTATATTATAATCAAATAAGCAAACATAATATTACTCATGCCACATTAAAATCTTTACGTACTAAAGGACTGTGTGATTTATATGAAGAAGCATCAACAATAATTGATTGGCGTAATAATTTTAAAATTAAAGGCAAAAGATTAGATTTAAATAAAGATCAAGAATTTGCTGTACAAGCAATTAACAAAGAAAGAAATTCTTATGTAGCATGGTTATTAGCTGGTATTACCGGTTCAGGGAAAACAGAAGTTTATCTTAGAGTGTTAGAAAAAATACTAGCATGTGGTAAACAAGCATTAGTATTGGTACCAGAAATTAGTTTAACGCCCCAAACCATTAAATACTTTCGTGAACGTTTTAAAGCACCAATAGACATATTACATTCATCTCTTAAAAATAGTGAACGTCTTTCTGTATGGTTACGTGCTCGTAATGGTGAAAGCGCAATTGTAATTGGCACTAGATCAGCAATATTTACACCATTAACACGTTTAGGTGCAATTATTATAGATGAAGAACATGATACTTCCTATAAACAACAAGAAGGATGGCGTTACCAGGCTCGTGATTTGGCTGTATTTCGTGCTCATCAAGAGAATATTCCTATTATATTAGGATCAGCAACACCAGCATTAGAAACTTTACATAATGTATACAACGGTAAATATAGGCAACTTAGTCTTATTAAACGTATTGGTAATGCAAAACCCACATTACATAAAACTATTAATATTAAAGGTCAACAACTTAAAAGTGGTTTAGCACCAATATTGCTTAAGAAAATTAAGCAACATTTACAAAATGATAATCAAGTGTTAATTTTTCTGAATAGACGAGGATTTTCTCCAGCTCTTATATGCCATGAATGTGGCTGGGTAGCTGAATGTAAGCTTTGTGATAGTTATTATACATTGCATCAATATAATCATCAATTGCGGTGTCACCATTGTAATAGTAAACAAACTATTCCTAATCAATGTTTTAACTGTAAATCAACACATATAATACCAGTTGGAGTTGGAACAGAACAATTAGAACAATATCTTCATATTTTATTTCCGAATATATCTATTTCACGTATTGATCGTGATAATATTAAGTCTCAATGTACATTAGAAAAATATTTTCTTAATATACATAGAGGTGGAGCCCATATTCTCATTGGTACACAAATGTTAGCAAAAGGACATCATTTTCCTAACGTTACTTTAGTATCTTTATTAAATGTTGATAATGCATTATTTTCTGCTGATTTTCGTACGACTGAACGCTTTGCACAATTATATATACAAGTTGCTGGACGTACAGGAAGAGCAGGAAAACAAGGTGAAGTACTACTACAAACTTATCATCCAGAGCATCCACTATTAAAAAAATTGATGCATTTCGGATATTTCTCTTTTGCTAAGCAAGCTTTATTAGAAAGACAATTAGTACAATTACCCCCGTGGACAAACCACGCAATTTTCCATGCTGAAGATATAGATAACTGTCAAGCAGAAACATTTCTTACTCAATTACGTAGCATGTTAGAAATAAATCCTAATAAAGATAAGAAAACATGGTTAATGGGCCCAATACCATCATTAACACCAAAAAAAAATGGACGTTGGCGATGGCAGCTTTTAATACAACATCCATCACGACAACATTTGCAGCTATTAATCAAATGTTCATTATTATTTATTTATACATTACCTATTACTCGTAAAATCAAATGGTTAATAGATATTGATCCAATAGAAAGTTAATTAATCTAATGAATTTTAAATGACTGATTAAATCGTTCATTCAATATAATTTTTAATTATATATAAAATATATAGTTAAGAAATAAATACAACATAACACTCTCTTTTAATGTTATATTTATATATAAAAAAATATCTTTTTAAGAAAAATTCAAATACTTTCTAAATACTTATACTTAATAAGTATTATTATACTTTTATGACATTGTTATATAATTAAAGTATAATAATATAAAAAATATAATATTATTATGAGTTAATATATAATAATATTGGTTAATTACAGATTATTAAATTATAATTTATATAATACTATAAAAATTAGTAATAATTTTATTTTTAATTTTAATTAGAATGATTTTTTCAATAAATAAAAGAACTTAATATTTTTACATCTAATTACTAAAATTATAATCAGTAAAAAAATGTTTATATTTGCTATAAAAAATTTATGTAATTTAATTACAGAATAATTATATTTTTGTTATTCTTTATTTTATAAAGAAATATTTAGTAATAGTAATAGTAATAGTAATAGTAATAGTAATAGTAATAGTAATAGTAATAGTAATTCCAATTGCTCTATCAATTTAATCTATCAATGATTTAATTTTTTTAGAAAATAAATCATCAGTATTGCTATTCAAGCTAATATTAAGGTAGTGATATTTAATATCATACTTTTCTATTATAATTTATATAATTAATTTTCAACTGAGTATTTAATTTTTAAAAGGATATTAAAAGTAAAGTGGAACAAAAAGATTATGTAAGCAGAAAATATTCAACGGTAATACGAAAGAAAAAAATAGGATACAAAAAGAATAACAAATCTAACGTTGTAAATTTAATAATGATAACTGCAGCTATATTATTTATGATATTATTCATCAATAAATTATGGTTTGTATCATCTTATCAAAAGAAAAATATGTCAGCATCTTTAAATAATAAAATTAATGACAGCATACTTCCTCCTA harbors:
- the priA gene encoding primosomal protein N', yielding MLVVQIALPLPLPRLFDYLLPPDVPQLVPGARTQVSFGNRTMIGIAVNILENSKLPLTQLKKIEKVIDDQSLFSPVLWHILHWAANYYHFPIGEVLSHALPVLLRQGKPTRINTMRKWIISDAGRKVTMESLKYAPKQQKALATILKQPLYYNQISKHNITHATLKSLRTKGLCDLYEEASTIIDWRNNFKIKGKRLDLNKDQEFAVQAINKERNSYVAWLLAGITGSGKTEVYLRVLEKILACGKQALVLVPEISLTPQTIKYFRERFKAPIDILHSSLKNSERLSVWLRARNGESAIVIGTRSAIFTPLTRLGAIIIDEEHDTSYKQQEGWRYQARDLAVFRAHQENIPIILGSATPALETLHNVYNGKYRQLSLIKRIGNAKPTLHKTINIKGQQLKSGLAPILLKKIKQHLQNDNQVLIFLNRRGFSPALICHECGWVAECKLCDSYYTLHQYNHQLRCHHCNSKQTIPNQCFNCKSTHIIPVGVGTEQLEQYLHILFPNISISRIDRDNIKSQCTLEKYFLNIHRGGAHILIGTQMLAKGHHFPNVTLVSLLNVDNALFSADFRTTERFAQLYIQVAGRTGRAGKQGEVLLQTYHPEHPLLKKLMHFGYFSFAKQALLERQLVQLPPWTNHAIFHAEDIDNCQAETFLTQLRSMLEINPNKDKKTWLMGPIPSLTPKKNGRWRWQLLIQHPSRQHLQLLIKCSLLFIYTLPITRKIKWLIDIDPIES